A stretch of the Erinaceus europaeus chromosome 1, mEriEur2.1, whole genome shotgun sequence genome encodes the following:
- the BPIFB4 gene encoding BPI fold-containing family B member 4, whose amino-acid sequence MWTEWIVAALLVAAVCGMHGETNTVLRVTKDVLSNAISGTLQQSDALRSALREVPVGVGGVRYNDFHIRDPPPKYTNGYQLGGNYKYGHIQTNENTAQLGGKYRYGEILESDGSVRDLRSGSDVDTYGGSRGHGRYRSAEGSGVVGRLHRRDLRQQLRPGELPPGVATGALGPGGLLGTGGILANEGVLSGQGGLLGGGGLLGDGGLLGGGGVLGVLGEGGILSTVQGITGLRIVELTLPRVSVRLLPGVGVYLSLYTRVAINGKSLIGFLDIAVEVNITAKVRLTMDRTGYPRLVIERCDTLLGGIKVKLLRGLLPNLVDNLVNRVLANVLPDLLCPIVDVVLGLVNDQLGLVDSLIPLGILGSVQYTFSSLPLVTGEFLELDLNTLVGEAGGDLIDYPLGRPAVNPRQKMPELPPMGDNTNSQLAISANFLGSVLTLLQKQGALNIDITDGTFEELPPLTTSTLGALIPKVFQQYPESRPLTIRIQVPNPPTVTLQKDEALVKVFATAEVTVSQPNDVETTICLIDVDTDLLAMFSVEGDKLMIDAKLDKTNLNLRTSNVGNFDVGLMEMLVGKIFDLAFMPAMNAMLGSGVPLPKILNIDFSNADIDVLEDLLVLST is encoded by the exons ATGTGGACAGAGTGGATTGTAGCTGCTCTGTTAGTGGCAGCTGTATGTGGCATGCACGGAGAGACGAACACGGTCCTCAGAGTCACCAAAGACGTGCTGAGCAATG CCATTTCCGGCACCCTGCAGCAGAGCGATGCCCTCCGCTCGGCCCTGAGAGAGGTGCCCGTGG GTGTCGGTGGAGTCCGCTACAATGACTTCCACATCCgagacccccccccaaagtaTACCAACGGCTACCAGCTGGGTGGCAATTACAAGTACGGTCACATCCAGACCAACGAAAACACGGCTCAGCTGGGCGGCAAGTACCGCTATGGCGAGATCCTGGAGTCCGATGGCAGCGTCAGGGACCTCCGCAGTGGCAGTGACGTGGACACCTATGGTGGGAGCAGGGGCCATGGACGATACCGCTCAGCGGAAGGCTCTGGCGTCGTGGGCAGGCTGCACCGGCGGGACCTGCGGCAGCAGCTGCGGCCCGGAGAGCTCCCCCCCGGGGTGGCCACAGGGGCACTGGGCCCCGGCGGCCTGCTGGGCACAGGTGGCATTCTGGCCAACGAAGGCGTCTTGTCAGGCCAAGGGGGCCTGCTTGGTGGAGGCGGTCTCCTCGGTGACGGAGGACTTCTTGGAGGAGGGGGAGTCCTGGGTGTTCTCGGCGAGGGCGGCATCCTCAGCACCGTGCAGGGCATCACAGG GTTGCGCATCGTGGAGCTGACACTCCCCCGCGTGTCGGTGCGGCTTTTGCCAGGCGTGGGTGTGTATCTGAGTCTCTACACCCGTGTGGCCATCAATGGAAAGAG TCTTATTGGCTTCCTGGACATCGCGGTGGAGGTAAACATCACAGCCAAGGTCCGGCTCACCATGGACCGCACGGGCTACCCTAGGCTAGTCATTGAGCGGTGTGACACCCTCCTGGGGGGCATCAAGGTCAAGCTGCTTCGTGG gCTTCTCCCCAACCTCGTGGACAACTTAGTGAACAGAGTCTTGGCCAATGTCCTCCCTGACTTG CTCTGTCCCATTGtggatgtggtgctgggacttgtcAACGACCAGCTGGGTCTCGTGGACT cactgattcctCTGGGGATACTGGGCAGTGTGCAGTACACCTTCTCCAGCCTTCCGCTTGTGACTGGAGAATTCCTGGAGCTGGACCTCAAT accctagTTGGAGAGGCTGGAGGGGATCTCATTGACTACCCCTTGGGGCGGCCAGCTGTGAACCCCAGGCAGAAGATGCCAGAACTGCCACCCATGGGTGACAACACCAACTCTCAGCTGGCCATCTCTGCCAACTTCCTGGGCTCAGTACTGACGCTCCTGCAGAAGCAGGGGGCACTGAACATCGACATCACAGATGGCACA TTTGAAGAGCTGCCTCCTCTCACCACTTCCACACTGGGAGCCCTGATTCCCAAG GTGTTCCAGCAATACCCTGAGTCCCGCCCACTCACCATCAGGATTCAGGTTCCCAACCCACCCACTGTGACGCTGCAGAAGGATGAGGCATTGGTGAAGGTATTTGCCACCGCTGAGGTCACTGTGTCCCAGCCCAATGATGTAGAGACTACCATCTGCCTCATCGATGTG GACACAGACCTCCTGGCCATGTTCTCTGTGGAGGGAGATAAGCTGATGATTGATGCCAAGCTGGACAA GACCAACCTCAACCTTAGAACCTCAAATGTGGGCAATTTTGAT gtCGGCCTCATGGAGATGCTGGTGGGGAAGATCTTTGACCTGGCATTTATGCCTGCTATGAATG CCATGCTGGGCTCTGGTGTTCCACTCCCAAAAATCCTCAACATCGACTTCAGCAATGCAGACATCGACGTCTTGGAG GACCTCCTGGTGCTGAGCACCTGA